In Archocentrus centrarchus isolate MPI-CPG fArcCen1 chromosome 16, fArcCen1, whole genome shotgun sequence, a single window of DNA contains:
- the LOC115794057 gene encoding E3 ubiquitin-protein ligase TRIM38, with protein sequence MYQNHTKETNNNCNKSLLCGHKEKLIQAIKRIKHEVDESREAERETYIESVEVENRFDDLEMEIKAEFQNLHRFLDEEECRDLERLRRERQKQLKQLKEREKKIAEQGRDLEKAIAVLNSKLTEEDSPKLLKVRKSFTE encoded by the exons ATGTACCAAAACCACACCAAAGAAACCAACAACAACTGCAATAAAAGCCTTCTCTGTGGTCACAAG gaaAAGCTCATCCAGGCTATTAAAAGAATCAAGCATGAGGTAGATGAGagcagagaagcagagagagagacatacaTAGAATCGGTGGAAGTAGAG AACAGGTTTGATGACCTGGAAATGGAAATCAAAGCAGAGTTTCAGAACCTGCATCGCTTCCTGGATGAGGAGGAGTGTAGGGACCTGGAGCGACTGaggagggagagacagaaacaactgaagcagctgaaggagagagagaagaaaatagCCGAACAAGGGCGAGACCTGGAAAAAGCCATCGCAGTGCTCAACAGCAAGCTGACCGAGGAGGATAGTCCTAAGCTGCTCAAAGTGAGGAAGAGTTTCACTGAATAA
- the ino80e gene encoding INO80 complex subunit E isoform X1, whose translation MNGQADVEVDYKRKYKNLKRKLKFLVYEQECFQEELRRAQRKLLKVSRDKSFLLDRLLQYERVEEDSSDSEATVSSENSEGEVPREREREREGAKKRKSSPGACLPSSSSPHLSLLSRPGMNSLQSSGSGAYLNAMPFPPEYLAPPAERMKKERKTKTAKNKKETTGKVVAPMSANYPSAPAAPPTASGHFSWVPRQMLSGDAAEEEGESDGDSDRGDEDRGEGDEAELVIDIPNE comes from the exons ATGAACGGCCAAGCGGACGTTGAAGTCGACTACAAGCGGAAATACAAAAATCTCAAGCGGAAATTAAAGTTTCTTGTCTAT GAGCAGGAGTGCTTTCAGGAGGAGCTGAGGCGAGCACAGAGGAAACTTCTTAAAGTCTCCAGGGACAAGAG TTTTCTTCTGGATCGATTGCTGCAGTATGAGCGAGTAGAAGAAGACTCATCAG aTTCAGAAGCAACTGTTTCTTCAGAAAACAGTGAAGGGGAAGTACCAagggagagggaaagagaaCGAGAGGGAGCAAAGAA GCGAAAAAGTAGTCCCGGCGCGTGCCTTCCTTCTTCATCATCTCCTCATCTCTCCCTGCTTTCCCGTCCTGGTATGAATTCCCTGCAGTCATCCGGCTCTGGGGCCTACCTCAACGCT ATGCCCTTCCCACCAGAGTATTTGGCTCCCCCAGCTGAACGaatgaagaaagagagaaaaacaaagacggCTAAAAACAAGAAAGAGACTACGGGGAAg GTTGTTGCTCCAATGTCAGCTAATTACCCATCAGCCCCTGCAGCTCCTCCAACTGCCAGTGGCCACTTCAGCTGGGTTCCTAGACAGATGCTTAGTGGAGATGCTGCTGAGGAGGAGGGTGAGAGCGATGGAGACAGcgacagaggagatgaagacagaggggagggagacgaGGCTGAACTCGTCATTGACATCCCTAATgagtga
- the ino80e gene encoding INO80 complex subunit E isoform X2 produces MNGQADVEVDYKRKYKNLKRKLKFLVYEQECFQEELRRAQRKLLKVSRDKSFLLDRLLQYERVEEDSSDSEATVSSENSEGEVPREREREREGAKKRKSSPGACLPSSSSPHLSLLSRPGMNSLQSSGSGAYLNAVVAPMSANYPSAPAAPPTASGHFSWVPRQMLSGDAAEEEGESDGDSDRGDEDRGEGDEAELVIDIPNE; encoded by the exons ATGAACGGCCAAGCGGACGTTGAAGTCGACTACAAGCGGAAATACAAAAATCTCAAGCGGAAATTAAAGTTTCTTGTCTAT GAGCAGGAGTGCTTTCAGGAGGAGCTGAGGCGAGCACAGAGGAAACTTCTTAAAGTCTCCAGGGACAAGAG TTTTCTTCTGGATCGATTGCTGCAGTATGAGCGAGTAGAAGAAGACTCATCAG aTTCAGAAGCAACTGTTTCTTCAGAAAACAGTGAAGGGGAAGTACCAagggagagggaaagagaaCGAGAGGGAGCAAAGAA GCGAAAAAGTAGTCCCGGCGCGTGCCTTCCTTCTTCATCATCTCCTCATCTCTCCCTGCTTTCCCGTCCTGGTATGAATTCCCTGCAGTCATCCGGCTCTGGGGCCTACCTCAACGCT GTTGTTGCTCCAATGTCAGCTAATTACCCATCAGCCCCTGCAGCTCCTCCAACTGCCAGTGGCCACTTCAGCTGGGTTCCTAGACAGATGCTTAGTGGAGATGCTGCTGAGGAGGAGGGTGAGAGCGATGGAGACAGcgacagaggagatgaagacagaggggagggagacgaGGCTGAACTCGTCATTGACATCCCTAATgagtga
- the LOC115794081 gene encoding uncharacterized protein LOC115794081 isoform X1 has translation MPCPAAVSAAAAAVWLLAVLGPGLSLPAEDNSQADFTLCSNCFYRQMPPQGSSAGPLLRPRCHRLPGGQAFATLSRPTCDTAVYSAFHLGQGWAEREGKERKEPVQEDDIKVAVPALLRGGAAPSHSVSPTDFPFHHWDSTVTTLVQSSISPQCSTLGGDLYILTGVGGLRAAEDGDKGCQMKPLWSAACCAIPQGKGGFSVGLIRETEEGVRQVSVKELEDMLGLAELFSEGCRGGDGESVAVRVGLHSQALPGNTHNLEAVDAVEETSDTDVETDAAAQDVNEDILESREVSITKEQVTGVDGADATQETSADAETTSDEQRDATHPEAVWSDSSDSLADYETLEETDTNSTSILVSILSITFSIFKVPLRPVFSTVTQLPGQVTYVLQEDLGVLSSLPGETFTVLHLLTSDLLSWIGSAGEILLGIGETCFCSVYYCTSSMMGELLSSCHTGVTGLGTLAGDTAGIFGDVLDNAWSVTKFFGGRLWEQSEGYVGTVMSEMGGQAQVVGGGLGRLVWRSGKGAINMFKLGGGVIFGMVDVVFGGVREAFEQESNEG, from the exons ATGCCGTgtcctgctgctgtcagtgcAGCCGCTGCGGCTGTCTGGCTGCTGGCAGTGTTGGGCCCAGGCCTGTCTCTTCCAGCTGAGGACAACTCACAGGCAGACTTCACCCTCTGCAGCAACTGCTTCTACAGACAGATGCCTCCTCAGGGATCCTCTGCAGGGCCACTGCTGCGCCCACGCTGCCACAGGCTGCCGGGGGGGCAGGCATTTGCCACTCTGTCCAGACCGACCTGTGACACAGCTGTCTACTCTGCCTTCCATCTCGGCCAAGGATgggcagagagggagggaaaggaGAGGAAAGAACCTGTG CAGGAAGATGACATTAAAGTAGCAGTACCAGCTCTTCTCAGAGGAGGTGCGGCTCCATCTCATTCTGTCTCGCCCACAGACTTCCCTTTTCACCACTGGGACTCAACAGTCACAACATTGGTCCAATCGAGCATATCTCCCCAGTGCAGCACTTTAGGGGGTGATCTCTACATCCTGACTGGAGTGGGAGGACTCAGGGCTGCTGAGGATGGAGACAAGGGATGTCAGATGAAGCCGTTGTGGTCTGCGGCGTGCTGCGCTATCCCACAGGGGAAGGGTGGCTTCAGCGTGGGGTTaatcagagagacagaggaagggGTGAGGCAAGTGAGTGTGAAGGAGCTGGAAGATATGCTAGGATTGGCAGAGCTGTTCTCTGAaggctgcagaggaggagatggGGAAAGTGTTGCAGTCAGAGTTGGCCTTCACAGTCAGGCGCTTCCTGGAAATACACACAACCTGGAAGCAGTTGATGCTGTTGAAGAAACAAGTGATACAGATGTGGAGACAGACGCAGCTGCCCAGGATGTAAATGAAGACATTCTGGAAAGCAGAGAGGTGTCGATAACTAAAGAGCAGGTGACTGGAGTCGATGGTGCTGATGCCACACAAGAGACTTCAGCAGATGCAGAAACTACCAGTGATGAACAGCGTGATGCAACACATCCAGAAGCTGTTTGGTCAGACTCCTCTGACTCCTTGGCTGACTATGAAACTCTTGAGGAGACGGACACAAACTCCACCAGCATTCTGGTCTCCATCCTCTCCATCACCTTCTCCATCTTCAAAGTTCCTCTGCGCCCTGTGTTCTCTACTGTCACACAATTACCTGGGCAG GTGACCTATGTTCTTCAGGAAGACCTCGGAGTTCTCTCTTCTCTGCCTGGAGAGACCTTCACCGTGCTCCATctactgacctctgacctcctctCCTGGATAGGCTCAGCAGGAGAAATACTGCTAGGTATTGGGGAGACCTGCTTCTGTAGCGTTTACTACTGCACCTCCTCTATGATGGGGgaactgctgagcagctgtcaCACTGGGGTCACTGGCCTGGGAACCCTGGCTGGAGACACGGCGGGGATATTTGGTGATGTGTTGGATAATGCTTGGTCAGTGACcaagttctttggaggacggcTTTGGGAGCAGAGTGAGGGTTATGTGGGAACAGTCATGTCAGAGATGGGTGGTCAAGCACAAGTTGTAGGAGGAGGTTTGGGGAGGCTGGTATGGAGAAGTGGGAAGGGAGCGATCAATATGTTCAAGCTGGGTGGAGGTGTAATTTTTGGAATGGTGGATGTTGTCTTTGGAGGAGTAAGAGAGGCCTTTGAGCAGGAGTCGAATGAAGGATGA
- the vars1 gene encoding valine--tRNA ligase, translating to MTTLYVTPHPDDFRSLLALIAAEYGPSSRPQVITEDPPASLNARSRPALVLGDVGEGDSVVSGATAVSWYLAFQGKRAGLDDKQQSQVWQWLSFADNELTPVSCAVVFPLIGVMGVDKKLQQSSRAELMRVLKVLDQALAPRTYLVGESITLADMAVAIAVLLPFKYALEPSDREAVTNVTRWFTTLINQPQFLKVLGKITLCEKMVPVTPKTSPATNANAVDTSPAADSAGTPANGPPKTEAQLKKEAKKREKLEKFQQKKEMEAKKKTQPPSEKKAKPEKKELGVISYNIPTPAGEKKDVVSPLPDSYSPQYVEAAWYPWWEKQGFFKPEYGRKSISEQNPQGIFMMCIPPPNVTGSLHLGHALTNAIQDCLTRWHRMRGETTLWNPGCDHAGIATQVVVEKKMMREKGMSRHDLGRENFIQEVWKWKNEKGDRIYHQLKKLGSSLDWDRACFTMDSKLSYAVQEAFIRMHDEGVIYRSKRLVNWSCTLNSAISDIEVDKKELTGRTLLPVPGYKEKIEFGVLVSFAYKVDGSDEEVIVATTRIETMLGDTGVAVHPADPRYQHLKGKMVLHPFCDRKMPVVFDDFVDMSFGTGAVKITPAHDHNDYEVGERHSLPFINILDENGLLINVPPPFLGMKRFEARKAVLQALKDRGQFKEIKDNPMVVPVCSRSKDIVEPLLKPQWYVNCRDMGKEAADAVREGRLKIIPDHHLKTWFNWLDNIKDWCISRQLWWGHRIPAYFVTVSDPSVKPGEDMDGHYWVSGRSEEEAREKAAKRFNVSSDKITLKQDEDVLDTWFSSGIFPFSIFGWPNESEDLKVFYPGTLLETGHDILFFWVARMVMMGLKLTGKLPFKEVYLHAVVRDAHGRKMSKSLGNVIDPLDVITGISLEGLHAQLTDSNLDPVEVEKAKQGQKSDYPNGIPECGTDALRFALCAYTSQGRDINLDVNRILGYRHFCNKLWNAVKFAMKTLGDNFVPSEKAQLSGEESVSDRWILSRLSAAVALCDAGFKAYDFPTITTAIYNFWLYELCDVYLESVKPVFSKAEEDSTSQTPALVCRQTLYTCLEVGLRLLSPLMPFVTEELYQRLPRRNPQSDPPSICVTSYPDSQEFCWGSEEVDRDMEFIMTIVKTIRSLRADYNLTKTRADCYLQCIDSATVSLVQKYSLQIQTLSYSQAVIPLTANQPVPEGCAVAIASDRCTVNLMLKGLIDVEKEVAKLITKKGDLEKQMEKLREKMAKNDYKEKVPVKVQEQDAEKLRQSQTELEKVTEAMDNFRKMM from the exons ATGACCACTCTTTATGTGACCCCTCACCCTGATGACTTCAGGAGCCTTCTGGCTCTCATTGCTGCAGAATATGGACCATCCTCCCGGCCGCAGGTCATTACAGAGGACCCTCCTGCGTCCCTGAACGCCCGCTCCAGACCAGCCCTTGTGCTGGGTGATGTTGGGGAAGGTGATTCTGTAGTGAGTGGGGCCACTGCTGTGTCATGGTACTTAGCCTTTCAGGGAAAGAGGGCTGGTCTAGATGATAAACAGCAGAGCCAGGTGTGGCAGTGGCTCAGCTTCGCAGACAATGAGCTCACCCCAGTGTCGTGCGCTGTGGTCTTCCCCCTGATTGGGGTGATGGGAGTGGATAAGAAG CTCCAGCAGAGTTCTCGTGCAGAGCTGATGCGTGTTCTTAAGGTTCTTGACCAGGCTTTGGCACCAAGAACCTACCTGGTGGGAGAGAGTATTACCCTGGCTGATATGGCTGTAGCCATAGCTGTTCTGCTACCTTTCAAATAT GCACTGGAGCCGTCAGACAGAGAGGCTGTAACCAATGTCACCAGATGGTTCACAACTCTCATTAATCAGCCACAGTTCCTGAAGGTCCTGGGGAAGATCACCCTTTGTGAGAAGATGGTCCCAGTCACACCGAAGACAAGTCCTGCTACAAATGCTAATGCTGttgataccagtcctgctgctgaCTCTGCCGGCACCCCAGCAAATG GTCCACCGAAGACGGAGGCCCAGCTGAAGAAGGAagcaaagaagagagaaaagcttGAAAAGTTTcaacagaagaaagaaatggaGGCAAAGAAAAAGACACAGCCTCCATCTGAG aAAAAGGCCAAACCTGAGAAGAAGGAGTTGGGAGTGATTTCATACAACATCCCCACCcctgctggagaaaaaaaag ATGTTGTTAGTCCACTTCCCGACTCCTACAGTCCTCAGTATGTGGAGGCTGCCTGGTATCCATGGTGGGAAAAGCAGGGATTCTTCAAGCCTGAGTATGGG AGGAAGAGTATTAGTGAGCAAAACCCTCAGGGCATCTTCATGATGTGCATCCCTCCACCTAATGTGACAGGGTCACTTCACTTGGGTCACGCCCTCACCAATGCCATCCAAGACTGTTTGACCAGATG GCACAGGATGCGAGGTGAGACCACCCTGTGGAACCCAGGCTGTGACCACGCTGGCATTGCAACCCAGGTGGTGGTGGAGAAAAAGATGATGAGAGAGAAGGGCATGAGCCGTCATGATCTGGGCAGGGAAAACTTCATCCAGGAAGTCTGGAAATGGAAGAATGA GAAGGGAGACCGGATCTACCACCAGCTGAAGAAACTGGGCTCCTCCCTGGACTGGGACAGAGCTTGCTTCACTATGGATTCT AAACTTTCCTATGCAGTCCAAGAGGCCTTTATCCGCATGCATGATGAGGGAGTAATCTACAGGAGCAAGAGGCTGGTCAACTGGTCCTGCACACTAAACTCTGCCATCTCTGACATAGAG GTGGATAAAAAGGAGCTCACTGGCAGGACTCTTTTGCCTGTGCCCGGTTACAAGGAGAAAATTGAGTTTGGAGTCTTGGTGTCTTTTGCCTATAAGGTGGATGGATCTG ATGAGGAGGTGATCGTGGCCACAACTCGTATTGAGACCATGCTGGGTGACACTGGTGTAGCTGTTCACCCTGCTGACCCCAGATATCAGCATCTAAAAGGAAAAATGGTTCTTCATCCTTTCTGTGACCGCAAGATGCCGGTAGTCTTTGATGATTTTGTGGACATGAGCTTTGGAACAG GCGCTGTCAAAATCACCCCAGCTCATGACCATAATGACTACGAGGTTGGAGAGAGACACAGTCTGCCCTTCATCAACATCTTGGATGAAAATGGCCTGCTCATTAATGTGCCTCCTCCCTTCCTG GGCATGAAACGTTTCGAGGCCAGGAAAGCGGTGCTTCAGGCACTCAAAGACAGAGGCCAGTTTAAAGAGATCAAAGACAACCCCATGGTTGTCCCAGTTTGCAG CCGTTCCAAGGACATTGTGGAGCCACTGCTGAAGCCCCAGTGGTATGTGAACTGCAGAGATATGGGCAAGGAGGCTGCTGACGCTGTCCGAGAGGGCAGGCTCAAAATCATCCCAGACCACCACCTCAAAACATGGTTTAACTGGCTGGACAACATTAA GGATTGGTGTAtctctcggcagctgtggtggGGTCACCGTATTCCTGCTTACTTCGTCACTGTCAGCGATCCGTCTGTGAAACCGGGAGAG GACATGGACGGTCATTACTGGGTGAGTGGGAGATCAGAGGAAGAGGCCAGGGAGAAGGCGGCGAAACGCTTTAATGTGTCTTCTGACAAAATTACCCTCAAACAGG atgaggatgttctggacacttggttCTCATCTggcattttccctttttctatCTTTGGCTGGCCCAATGAG AGTGAGGACCTGAAGGTGTTTTATCCTGGCACCTTGCTGGAGACAGGCCATGACATCTTGTTCTTCTGGGTTGCCCGCATGGTTATGATGGGCCTCAAACTGACAGGCAAGCTGCCCTTCAAAGAG gtttaTTTGCATGCAGTGGTGAGGGATGCTCACGGAAGGAAGATGAGCAAGTCTCTGGGCAACGTCATCGACCCTCTAGACGTCATTACAGGGATCTCCCTGGAG GGTCTTCATGCCCAGCTGACAGACAGCAACTTGGATCCTGTGGAGGTGGAGAAGGCAAAGCAGGGGCAGAAGTCAGACTACCCAAATGGCATCCCAGAGTGTGGCACAGATGCTCTCCGGTTTGCCCTGTGTGCTTACACCAGCCAAG GTAGGGATATCAACCTGGATGTCAACCGCATCCTGGGTTACCGTCACTTCTGCAATAAACTGTGGAACGCTGTGAAGTTTGCCATGAAGACACTGGGAGATAACTTTGTACCATCAGAGAAAGCCCAG TTGTCTGGAGAGGAGAGTGTATCTGACAGGTGGATTCTGTCCAGGCTGAGCGCTGCTGTTGCTCTCTGTGATGCTGGCTTCAAGGCCTACGATTTCCCAACCATCACCACCGCCATCTACAACTTCTGGCTGTACGAGCTCTGTGATGTCTACCTG GAAAGTGTGAAGCCGGTATTCAGTAAAGCAGAGGAAGACAGCACCAGCCAGACACCAGCCCTGGTGTGCAGACAGACCCTTTACACCTGTCTAGAGGTTGGGCTACGCCTGCTGTCTCCCTTAATGCCTTTCGTCACTGAGGAGCTCTACCAGAGGTTACCACGAAGAAATCCTCAGAGTGATCCTCCCAGCATCTGTGTCACATCATATCCCGACAGCCAGGAG TTCTGCTGGGGCAGCGAGGAGGTGGACCGTGACATGGAGTTTATAATGACCATTGTCAAGACGATCCGATCACTCAGAGCCGACTACAACCTGACCAAGACCAGAGCTGACT GCTACCTCCAGTGCATAGACTCTGCAACCGTGTCCCTGGTGCAGAAATACAGTCTGCAGATCCAGACCTTGTCTTATTCTCAGGCCGTCATCCCTCTGACAGCCAACCAGCCTGTCCCAGAAGGCTGTGCTGTGGCTATCGCTTCTGACAGATGTACTGTCAACCTTATGCTCAAG GGTCTCATTGACGTGGAGAAGGAAGTGGCTAAGCTGATAACGAAGAAAGGTGATTTGGAGAAACAGATGGAGAAACTGAGAGAGAAGATGGCGAAGAATGACTACAAGGAGAAGGTGCCGGTGAAGGTGCAGGAGCAGGATGCTGAGAAG ctCCGGCAGAGCCAAACTGAGCTTGAGAAGGTGACAGAAGCCATGGACAACTTCAGGAAAATGATGTAA
- the LOC115794081 gene encoding uncharacterized protein LOC115794081 isoform X2: MPCPAAVSAAAAAVWLLAVLGPGLSLPAEDNSQADFTLCSNCFYRQMPPQGSSAGPLLRPRCHRLPGGQAFATLSRPTCDTAVYSAFHLGQGWAEREGKERKEPVEDDIKVAVPALLRGGAAPSHSVSPTDFPFHHWDSTVTTLVQSSISPQCSTLGGDLYILTGVGGLRAAEDGDKGCQMKPLWSAACCAIPQGKGGFSVGLIRETEEGVRQVSVKELEDMLGLAELFSEGCRGGDGESVAVRVGLHSQALPGNTHNLEAVDAVEETSDTDVETDAAAQDVNEDILESREVSITKEQVTGVDGADATQETSADAETTSDEQRDATHPEAVWSDSSDSLADYETLEETDTNSTSILVSILSITFSIFKVPLRPVFSTVTQLPGQVTYVLQEDLGVLSSLPGETFTVLHLLTSDLLSWIGSAGEILLGIGETCFCSVYYCTSSMMGELLSSCHTGVTGLGTLAGDTAGIFGDVLDNAWSVTKFFGGRLWEQSEGYVGTVMSEMGGQAQVVGGGLGRLVWRSGKGAINMFKLGGGVIFGMVDVVFGGVREAFEQESNEG, from the exons ATGCCGTgtcctgctgctgtcagtgcAGCCGCTGCGGCTGTCTGGCTGCTGGCAGTGTTGGGCCCAGGCCTGTCTCTTCCAGCTGAGGACAACTCACAGGCAGACTTCACCCTCTGCAGCAACTGCTTCTACAGACAGATGCCTCCTCAGGGATCCTCTGCAGGGCCACTGCTGCGCCCACGCTGCCACAGGCTGCCGGGGGGGCAGGCATTTGCCACTCTGTCCAGACCGACCTGTGACACAGCTGTCTACTCTGCCTTCCATCTCGGCCAAGGATgggcagagagggagggaaaggaGAGGAAAGAACCTGTG GAAGATGACATTAAAGTAGCAGTACCAGCTCTTCTCAGAGGAGGTGCGGCTCCATCTCATTCTGTCTCGCCCACAGACTTCCCTTTTCACCACTGGGACTCAACAGTCACAACATTGGTCCAATCGAGCATATCTCCCCAGTGCAGCACTTTAGGGGGTGATCTCTACATCCTGACTGGAGTGGGAGGACTCAGGGCTGCTGAGGATGGAGACAAGGGATGTCAGATGAAGCCGTTGTGGTCTGCGGCGTGCTGCGCTATCCCACAGGGGAAGGGTGGCTTCAGCGTGGGGTTaatcagagagacagaggaagggGTGAGGCAAGTGAGTGTGAAGGAGCTGGAAGATATGCTAGGATTGGCAGAGCTGTTCTCTGAaggctgcagaggaggagatggGGAAAGTGTTGCAGTCAGAGTTGGCCTTCACAGTCAGGCGCTTCCTGGAAATACACACAACCTGGAAGCAGTTGATGCTGTTGAAGAAACAAGTGATACAGATGTGGAGACAGACGCAGCTGCCCAGGATGTAAATGAAGACATTCTGGAAAGCAGAGAGGTGTCGATAACTAAAGAGCAGGTGACTGGAGTCGATGGTGCTGATGCCACACAAGAGACTTCAGCAGATGCAGAAACTACCAGTGATGAACAGCGTGATGCAACACATCCAGAAGCTGTTTGGTCAGACTCCTCTGACTCCTTGGCTGACTATGAAACTCTTGAGGAGACGGACACAAACTCCACCAGCATTCTGGTCTCCATCCTCTCCATCACCTTCTCCATCTTCAAAGTTCCTCTGCGCCCTGTGTTCTCTACTGTCACACAATTACCTGGGCAG GTGACCTATGTTCTTCAGGAAGACCTCGGAGTTCTCTCTTCTCTGCCTGGAGAGACCTTCACCGTGCTCCATctactgacctctgacctcctctCCTGGATAGGCTCAGCAGGAGAAATACTGCTAGGTATTGGGGAGACCTGCTTCTGTAGCGTTTACTACTGCACCTCCTCTATGATGGGGgaactgctgagcagctgtcaCACTGGGGTCACTGGCCTGGGAACCCTGGCTGGAGACACGGCGGGGATATTTGGTGATGTGTTGGATAATGCTTGGTCAGTGACcaagttctttggaggacggcTTTGGGAGCAGAGTGAGGGTTATGTGGGAACAGTCATGTCAGAGATGGGTGGTCAAGCACAAGTTGTAGGAGGAGGTTTGGGGAGGCTGGTATGGAGAAGTGGGAAGGGAGCGATCAATATGTTCAAGCTGGGTGGAGGTGTAATTTTTGGAATGGTGGATGTTGTCTTTGGAGGAGTAAGAGAGGCCTTTGAGCAGGAGTCGAATGAAGGATGA